The following coding sequences are from one Bufo bufo chromosome 2, aBufBuf1.1, whole genome shotgun sequence window:
- the LOC120989433 gene encoding mitotic interactor and substrate of PLK1 isoform X1, translating into MFRYPSPWQVLCSNLERREQVPEDTENGSPKVLILEKENIIEQYVTDSKPFDIEISTEYETLALRSDVTKRSNILEFEPEITAKNYPTLQVTSIYTNSDKIYVAEEQEENITDSQTNTDASESTMDRITRRMFSSFSSNQRINGSQQDLTNSSEETQATHEIDAKKEMWFSSPSPDRRLKVLREEKLFEIRSHLPETSPTKLFVDSDEDADEEEFKPRSRDLMPEKVLALEKDRRDIIKKQGQRKSLDTEEVINISNKNMSNSDVDFTGREGEENKPNIHIEQINFESARQQFIKLEKQRNSLPITPRPQPRQSWVNTRSLRENYEVTKVKEDQEGNTHKEEYIVNPEITGKDVSSSILHEQFLKTLSVNSVDNGEQEIHEEKESIPNPSDETPIEREIRLALEREESLRKERGILSFGETNEIIEISKNPVLADLSDIPLSKKSKIRPHTSLFIQREIEKEVQREADLKSEGRVSGLYDKGNSQELDERRRLFEQPDEIPVQPQQGISNKIPKVTEADLVTDNDSKNWSSLDSPQPYSVRMKWKPSPFNVYRNRRLSADNILDVKTPLERSSEQESSGETFVLCKENFQIQPLKFNLPLQDNDVEIDRDHKVGHGERYNKMLRPSLSNIIEQEIQQALERDRELQEERKKSGLPPLKIETDNELNTPHNGYDTHDGTSSLTSNVSNTSSSAPWKGTLGNKTPSYDSSIVSIFRTQRNPNFEASESSGDRLKRQENRYAGIDQSDAVNTEIVESTRVVRHKNTMALRWEAGLYVNEQGD; encoded by the exons GTGCCAGAAGATACAGAAAATGGAAGCCCAAAGGTATTAATTTTAGAAAAAGAGAACATAATTGAGCAGTATGTTACAGACTCCAAACCATTTGACATAGAAATCTCAACAGAATATGAAACTCTAGCACTTCGGTCAGATGTAACAAAGAGAAGCAATATATTAGAATTTGAACCAGAGATAACGGCAAAAAATTATCCAACGTTGCAAGTAACAAGTATATATACAAATAGTGACAAAATATATGTTGCTGAAGAGCAGGAGGAAAATATAACTGACTCACAGACCAACACTGATGCCTCAGAATCAACCATGGATAGAATAACCAGGAGAATGTTCTCTTCTTTTTCGTCTAACCAACGTATTAATGGTTCTCAACAAGATTTGACTAATTCTTCTGAGGAAACCCAAGCAACACATGAGATTGATGCGAAAAAGGAGATGTGGTTTTCTTCACCTTCACCTGATCGTCGTCTAAAAGTATTAAGGGAGGAAAAACTTTTTGAGATACGGTCACATCTTCCCGAAACAAGTCCAACAAAGTTATTTGTAGATAGTGATGAGGATGCTGATGAGGAGGAATTCAAACCCCGATCTCGTGACCTTATGCCAGAAAAGGTACTTGCACTTGAGAAGGACCGTAGAGATATAATTAAAAAACAAGGTCAGcgtaaaagtttggacacagaaGAAGTGATCAATATAAGCAACAAAAATATGTCAAACTCAGATGTAGATTTCACTGGAAGAGAAGGTGAAGAGAACAAGCCAAATATACACATAGAACAGATAAATTTTGAATCTGCAAGACAGCAATTTATAAAGTTGGAGAAACAGAGGAATAGTCTTCCCATAACGCCCCGTCCTCAGCCAAGGCAATCTTGGGTAAATACACGCTCTCTACGTGAAAATTATGAGGTAACAAAAGTGAAGGAAGACCAGGAAGGTAACACACATAAAGAAGAGTATATTGTAAACCCAGAAATTACTGGAAAAGATGTGAGCTCAAGTATCCTACATGAACAGTTCCTCAAAACTCTGTCTGTGAACTCTGTGGATAATGGAGAACAGGAGATTCATGAAGAAAAAGAGAGCATTCCCAACCCCAGTGATGAAACACCTATAGAAAGGGAAATTCGCCTAGCACTGGAGAGAGAGGAAAGTTTGAGGAAAGAAAGAGGAATTTTAAGTTTTGGGGAAACAAATGAAATCATAGAGATTTCCAAAAATCCTGTGCTTGCTGATTTGTCAGACATTCCGCTTTCCAAAAAGAGTAAAATCAGACCTCACACCTCTTTATTCATTCAAAGGGAGATCGAAAAAGAGGTCCAGAGAGAGGCTGATCTAAAAAGTGAAGGCAGAGTGTCAGGACTTTATGATAAAGGTAATTCCCAGGAACTAGATGAGCGCAGAAGGTTGTTTGAGCAGCCAGATGAAATTCCTGTTCAGCCACAGCAAGGGATAAGCAACAAAATACCAAAAGTGACGGAAGCAGATttagtaactgataatgactcaaAGAACTGGTCAAGTTTAGATTCTCCTCAACCCTACAGTGTACGAATGAAGTGGAAGCCATCACCATTCAATGTCTACAGAAACAGGAGGCTCAGTGCAGACAACATTTTAGATGTAAAGACTCCTCTAGAAAGATCTTCAGAACAGGAATCTTCAGGGGAAACTTTTGTATTGTGCAAAGAGAATTTCCAGATTCAGCCTTTGAAATTCAACTTACCTCTTCAAGACAATGATGTAGAGATTGATAGAGACCATAAGGTAGGCCATGGAGAGAGGTACAATAAAATGCTAAGACCTTCACTTTCCAACATCATTGAGCAAGAAATCCAGCAAGCATTAGAAAGGGATCGGGAGCTacaagaagagagaaaaaaaagtggACTTCCTCCATTAAAAATAGAAACCGATAATGAGTTAAATACTCCACACAATGGATATGACACACATGATGGGACTTCATCATTAACCTCAA ATGTTTCAAACACATCTTCTTCTGCACCTTGGAAAGGTACCCTGGGCAATAAAACCCCATCCTATGATAGTTCCATAGTGTCGATTTTTAGAACTCAAAGAAACCCGAACTTTGAAGCTTCTGAGTCAAGTGGAGACAGGCTAAAAAGACAAGAAAACCGG TATGCAGGCATTGATCAGAGTGATGCTGTCAACACTGAG ATTGTGGAATCCACCCGTGTAGTTCGGCACAAAAATACAATGGCTCTACGGTGGGAAGCTGGTCTATATGTAAACGAGCAAGGCGATTAG
- the LOC120989433 gene encoding mitotic interactor and substrate of PLK1 isoform X2, producing MFRYPSPWQVLCSNLERREQVPEDTENGSPKVLILEKENIIEQYVTDSKPFDIEISTEYETLALRSDVTKRSNILEFEPEITAKNYPTLQVTSIYTNSDKIYVAEEQEENITDSQTNTDASESTMDRITRRMFSSFSSNQRINGSQQDLTNSSEETQATHEIDAKKEMWFSSPSPDRRLKVLREEKLFEIRSHLPETSPTKLFVDSDEDADEEEFKPRSRDLMPEKVLALEKDRRDIIKKQGQRKSLDTEEVINISNKNMSNSDVDFTGREGEENKPNIHIEQINFESARQQFIKLEKQRNSLPITPRPQPRQSWVNTRSLRENYEVTKVKEDQEGNTHKEEYIVNPEITGKDVSSSILHEQFLKTLSVNSVDNGEQEIHEEKESIPNPSDETPIEREIRLALEREESLRKERGILSFGETNEIIEISKNPVLADLSDIPLSKKSKIRPHTSLFIQREIEKEVQREADLKSEGRVSGLYDKGNSQELDERRRLFEQPDEIPVQPQQGISNKIPKVTEADLVTDNDSKNWSSLDSPQPYSVRMKWKPSPFNVYRNRRLSADNILDVKTPLERSSEQESSGETFVLCKENFQIQPLKFNLPLQDNDVEIDRDHKVGHGERYNKMLRPSLSNIIEQEIQQALERDRELQEERKKSGLPPLKIETDNELNTPHNGYDTHDGTSSLTSNVSNTSSSAPWKGTLGNKTPSYDSSIVSIFRTQRNPNFEASESSGDRLKRQENRIVESTRVVRHKNTMALRWEAGLYVNEQGD from the exons GTGCCAGAAGATACAGAAAATGGAAGCCCAAAGGTATTAATTTTAGAAAAAGAGAACATAATTGAGCAGTATGTTACAGACTCCAAACCATTTGACATAGAAATCTCAACAGAATATGAAACTCTAGCACTTCGGTCAGATGTAACAAAGAGAAGCAATATATTAGAATTTGAACCAGAGATAACGGCAAAAAATTATCCAACGTTGCAAGTAACAAGTATATATACAAATAGTGACAAAATATATGTTGCTGAAGAGCAGGAGGAAAATATAACTGACTCACAGACCAACACTGATGCCTCAGAATCAACCATGGATAGAATAACCAGGAGAATGTTCTCTTCTTTTTCGTCTAACCAACGTATTAATGGTTCTCAACAAGATTTGACTAATTCTTCTGAGGAAACCCAAGCAACACATGAGATTGATGCGAAAAAGGAGATGTGGTTTTCTTCACCTTCACCTGATCGTCGTCTAAAAGTATTAAGGGAGGAAAAACTTTTTGAGATACGGTCACATCTTCCCGAAACAAGTCCAACAAAGTTATTTGTAGATAGTGATGAGGATGCTGATGAGGAGGAATTCAAACCCCGATCTCGTGACCTTATGCCAGAAAAGGTACTTGCACTTGAGAAGGACCGTAGAGATATAATTAAAAAACAAGGTCAGcgtaaaagtttggacacagaaGAAGTGATCAATATAAGCAACAAAAATATGTCAAACTCAGATGTAGATTTCACTGGAAGAGAAGGTGAAGAGAACAAGCCAAATATACACATAGAACAGATAAATTTTGAATCTGCAAGACAGCAATTTATAAAGTTGGAGAAACAGAGGAATAGTCTTCCCATAACGCCCCGTCCTCAGCCAAGGCAATCTTGGGTAAATACACGCTCTCTACGTGAAAATTATGAGGTAACAAAAGTGAAGGAAGACCAGGAAGGTAACACACATAAAGAAGAGTATATTGTAAACCCAGAAATTACTGGAAAAGATGTGAGCTCAAGTATCCTACATGAACAGTTCCTCAAAACTCTGTCTGTGAACTCTGTGGATAATGGAGAACAGGAGATTCATGAAGAAAAAGAGAGCATTCCCAACCCCAGTGATGAAACACCTATAGAAAGGGAAATTCGCCTAGCACTGGAGAGAGAGGAAAGTTTGAGGAAAGAAAGAGGAATTTTAAGTTTTGGGGAAACAAATGAAATCATAGAGATTTCCAAAAATCCTGTGCTTGCTGATTTGTCAGACATTCCGCTTTCCAAAAAGAGTAAAATCAGACCTCACACCTCTTTATTCATTCAAAGGGAGATCGAAAAAGAGGTCCAGAGAGAGGCTGATCTAAAAAGTGAAGGCAGAGTGTCAGGACTTTATGATAAAGGTAATTCCCAGGAACTAGATGAGCGCAGAAGGTTGTTTGAGCAGCCAGATGAAATTCCTGTTCAGCCACAGCAAGGGATAAGCAACAAAATACCAAAAGTGACGGAAGCAGATttagtaactgataatgactcaaAGAACTGGTCAAGTTTAGATTCTCCTCAACCCTACAGTGTACGAATGAAGTGGAAGCCATCACCATTCAATGTCTACAGAAACAGGAGGCTCAGTGCAGACAACATTTTAGATGTAAAGACTCCTCTAGAAAGATCTTCAGAACAGGAATCTTCAGGGGAAACTTTTGTATTGTGCAAAGAGAATTTCCAGATTCAGCCTTTGAAATTCAACTTACCTCTTCAAGACAATGATGTAGAGATTGATAGAGACCATAAGGTAGGCCATGGAGAGAGGTACAATAAAATGCTAAGACCTTCACTTTCCAACATCATTGAGCAAGAAATCCAGCAAGCATTAGAAAGGGATCGGGAGCTacaagaagagagaaaaaaaagtggACTTCCTCCATTAAAAATAGAAACCGATAATGAGTTAAATACTCCACACAATGGATATGACACACATGATGGGACTTCATCATTAACCTCAA ATGTTTCAAACACATCTTCTTCTGCACCTTGGAAAGGTACCCTGGGCAATAAAACCCCATCCTATGATAGTTCCATAGTGTCGATTTTTAGAACTCAAAGAAACCCGAACTTTGAAGCTTCTGAGTCAAGTGGAGACAGGCTAAAAAGACAAGAAAACCGG ATTGTGGAATCCACCCGTGTAGTTCGGCACAAAAATACAATGGCTCTACGGTGGGAAGCTGGTCTATATGTAAACGAGCAAGGCGATTAG